Proteins encoded within one genomic window of Micromonospora halotolerans:
- a CDS encoding UDP-N-acetylglucosamine--LPS N-acetylglucosamine transferase translates to MVSGSIDDSGQVLLVGSSGGHLAQLLALEPWYRERRRAWVTFDTPDARSLLDGEDVVWAHHPTTRNVRNLVRNAFLALKVIRRRRVDAVVTTGAGVALPFVVAARLRRIPTVYIEVYDRIDSATLTARLCRPFLSAMLVQWEEQRRMYPEATVVGNLL, encoded by the coding sequence CTGGTGAGCGGGTCAATCGACGACTCGGGGCAGGTCCTGCTGGTCGGCTCCAGTGGTGGGCATCTCGCCCAGCTCCTGGCGCTGGAGCCGTGGTACCGGGAGCGGCGTCGGGCGTGGGTCACGTTCGACACCCCGGACGCCCGCTCGCTGCTCGACGGTGAGGACGTGGTCTGGGCCCACCACCCCACCACGCGGAACGTCCGGAACCTGGTCCGCAACGCCTTCCTCGCGCTGAAGGTGATCCGCCGCCGCCGCGTCGACGCCGTGGTCACCACCGGCGCCGGGGTGGCCCTGCCGTTCGTGGTCGCGGCCCGGCTGCGCCGGATCCCGACGGTCTACATCGAGGTCTACGACCGCATCGACAGCGCGACGCTGACCGCCCGGCTCTGCCGCCCCTTCCTCTCCGCGATGCTCGTGCAGTGGGAGGAGCAGCGCCGCATGTACCCGGAGGCGACCGTCGTGGGGAACCTCCTGTGA
- a CDS encoding 3'(2'),5'-bisphosphate nucleotidase CysQ → MRLVTEDDAGRLDDQQFAQWLAGRAGEALTALRDRQGFADPRALKDAGDRASHELMTAALARWRPADAVLSEEEADSRRAWADGERAPRHDADRVWIIDPLDGTREFSEAGRDDWAVHVALWQRSAAPDGALVAGAVGMPARTTVDGDQLILGTTCPTPKPADGPIRIAVSRSRPPAFVGELVELLGAQAVPMGSAGVKVCAVVTGEVDAYVHAGGQYEWDSAAPVAVALGAGMHASRIDGSPLRYNRADPRLPDLLVCRPELADQLLDAIARTGVEMPASTVTDTPGGAFG, encoded by the coding sequence GTGAGGCTCGTGACCGAGGACGACGCCGGACGGCTCGACGACCAGCAGTTCGCGCAGTGGCTCGCCGGCCGGGCGGGCGAGGCGCTCACCGCGCTGCGGGACCGGCAGGGCTTCGCGGACCCCAGGGCACTCAAGGACGCCGGGGACCGCGCGTCGCACGAGCTGATGACCGCCGCGCTGGCCCGCTGGCGGCCCGCCGACGCGGTGCTCTCCGAGGAGGAGGCCGACTCGCGCCGGGCCTGGGCGGACGGCGAGCGGGCGCCCCGGCACGACGCCGACCGGGTCTGGATCATCGACCCGCTGGACGGCACCCGGGAGTTCTCCGAGGCCGGGCGGGACGACTGGGCGGTGCACGTGGCGCTCTGGCAGCGCTCGGCCGCGCCGGACGGCGCCCTGGTCGCCGGCGCCGTGGGCATGCCGGCCCGCACCACGGTGGACGGTGACCAGCTCATCCTCGGCACCACCTGCCCGACCCCGAAGCCGGCCGACGGGCCGATCCGGATCGCGGTGAGCCGCAGCCGACCGCCGGCCTTCGTCGGCGAGCTGGTCGAGCTGCTCGGCGCGCAGGCCGTCCCCATGGGCTCCGCCGGGGTCAAGGTGTGCGCCGTGGTGACCGGCGAGGTCGACGCGTACGTCCACGCGGGCGGCCAGTACGAATGGGACAGCGCCGCCCCGGTGGCGGTGGCCCTGGGCGCCGGGATGCACGCGTCCCGGATCGACGGGTCGCCGCTGCGCTACAACCGGGCCGACCCCCGGCTGCCGGATCTGCTGGTCTGCCGCCCCGAGCTGGCCGACCAGCTGCTCGACGCGATCGCCCGCACCGGGGTCGAGATGCCCGCTTCGACCGTCACCGACACCCCGGGTGGGGCGTTCGGCTGA
- a CDS encoding rhomboid family intramembrane serine protease has protein sequence MTERSGQAGDATGGPAPTTPVCYRHPDRETYVRCTRCDRPICPECMRDASVGHQCPECVSEGRRTVRPARTAFGGGAAGRQGYVTKTLIALNALVMVLSLASDRGGLGALGGSGLGGLFGDSTPLTDWGAVLGQAILPDHTLGGVAQGQWYRLVTAMFLHYGLPHLLLNMWALWVLGRTLEAALGPLRFLALYLIAGLGGNVAVYLFSAPNQPAVGASTAIFGLFAAIFVIMRRLGRDTSAIVPILVINLIFTFTVPGISVAGHLGGLVVGALMALVLAYAPRMRRTAFQAAGGAILLVALLGLVLVRTAALTG, from the coding sequence ATGACTGAGCGCTCCGGGCAGGCAGGTGACGCCACAGGCGGGCCGGCGCCGACCACTCCGGTCTGCTACCGGCACCCGGATCGGGAGACGTACGTCCGGTGCACCCGCTGTGACCGGCCGATCTGCCCGGAGTGCATGCGGGACGCCTCCGTCGGCCACCAGTGCCCGGAGTGTGTCAGCGAGGGACGCCGCACCGTGCGGCCGGCGCGTACCGCCTTCGGGGGCGGTGCCGCCGGCCGCCAGGGCTACGTCACGAAGACCCTGATCGCGCTGAACGCGCTGGTCATGGTGCTGTCCCTGGCCTCCGACCGGGGCGGGCTGGGCGCTCTAGGCGGCTCCGGCCTCGGCGGCCTGTTTGGCGACTCGACGCCGCTGACCGACTGGGGCGCGGTGCTGGGCCAGGCGATTCTTCCCGACCACACCCTCGGCGGGGTGGCGCAGGGCCAGTGGTACCGGCTGGTCACCGCGATGTTCCTGCACTACGGCCTGCCGCACCTGCTGCTCAACATGTGGGCGCTCTGGGTGCTGGGTCGGACCCTGGAGGCGGCACTCGGCCCGCTGCGCTTCCTGGCGCTCTACCTGATCGCCGGGCTCGGCGGCAACGTCGCGGTCTACCTGTTCAGCGCCCCCAACCAACCCGCCGTCGGGGCGTCGACGGCCATCTTCGGCCTGTTCGCCGCGATCTTCGTGATCATGCGGCGGCTGGGCCGGGACACCTCGGCCATCGTGCCGATCCTGGTGATCAACCTGATCTTCACGTTCACCGTGCCGGGCATCTCGGTGGCCGGGCACCTCGGCGGGCTGGTGGTCGGCGCGCTGATGGCGCTCGTCCTGGCGTACGCCCCGCGGATGCGGCGGACCGCCTTCCAGGCGGCCGGTGGGGCGATCCTGCTGGTGGCGCTGCTCGGGCTGGTCCTCGTCCGCACCGCCGCGCTGACCGGCTGA
- a CDS encoding peptidylprolyl isomerase, producing MAEAVYATLHTNAGPIRLELFPNHAPKTVRNFVELAEGTREYIDPRTGQPGSGPYYDGTISHRVISGFMIQMGDPTGTGRGGPGYKFGDEFHPELRFDRPYLLAMANAGPGTNGSQFFITVGATPHLNNRHTIFGQVADEESAKVVDSIANTPTGPSDRPLQDVVIERVEIERKPA from the coding sequence GTGGCCGAGGCTGTCTACGCCACCTTGCACACCAACGCTGGCCCGATCCGGTTGGAGCTCTTCCCGAACCACGCGCCGAAGACCGTCCGCAACTTCGTCGAGCTGGCCGAGGGCACCCGGGAGTACATCGACCCGCGCACCGGCCAGCCGGGCAGCGGGCCGTACTACGACGGCACCATCTCGCACCGCGTGATCAGCGGCTTCATGATCCAGATGGGTGACCCGACCGGCACCGGTCGCGGTGGGCCGGGCTACAAGTTCGGCGACGAGTTCCACCCGGAGCTGCGCTTCGACCGGCCGTACCTGCTGGCGATGGCGAACGCCGGGCCGGGCACCAACGGCTCGCAGTTCTTCATCACGGTGGGCGCGACGCCGCACCTGAACAACCGGCACACCATCTTCGGTCAGGTCGCGGACGAGGAGTCGGCGAAGGTCGTGGACTCGATCGCGAACACCCCGACCGGCCCGAGCGACCGGCCGCTCCAGGACGTGGTCATCGAGCGCGTCGAGATCGAGCGCAAGCCGGCGTGA
- a CDS encoding Wzz/FepE/Etk N-terminal domain-containing protein codes for MAYLGWLRRRWWILLLAAVLGLAGGLAVSQLQHARYTSGTSLLVRPLSAGAESNPNAKVNLDTEAQVVRSLVVAERAKGLMKVDTGADQLVKSVTVTVPPNSQILQVAYEADSPAQAQAGSHAFAQAYLDLRKATAQKALENETTALKQQIADVNKQLSSVAGRIAAAPANSPERERAEADRNVLTNQLTSLNNRLSPLLSADSDPGEIISDARLPESPSSPNRTLNLASGMGAGLLLGIVLALVLDRLDTRIRRGRDISDRVGLPLLLELPTRTPSLAVLPATHRISRELGRLRNVLLSAVPEPAQAGRGRQLLLCDGSAGSAAGFVAANLAAAYARTGQQVALITTKPDSALSSITGVAEGRHSLASVLRRDVPALKALAPLPGLGQLRVLVPGDLDAEVELPVSGLLEILRELSARFDHVIIETAQPTLAVEAQALGRHVDAVIVVAESGRTRSGEITAALQQFEQVNAPVIGAVLAPRLPAPAPGAARPATPVNRPKPRPSPGPSAESTMVLPRMQPSGSGSAAGSAKPSAPGKASVKPPVPNKPLPVNGSGGTYRSRGDGDGRSYALDSGEDLG; via the coding sequence ATGGCCTACCTGGGCTGGCTGCGCCGCCGCTGGTGGATCCTGCTCCTCGCCGCGGTCCTCGGCCTGGCCGGCGGCCTGGCGGTGAGCCAGCTCCAGCACGCGCGCTACACGTCGGGCACGTCGCTGCTCGTCCGCCCGCTCAGCGCCGGCGCGGAGAGCAACCCCAACGCCAAGGTGAACCTCGACACCGAGGCCCAGGTGGTCCGTTCGCTGGTGGTGGCCGAGCGGGCCAAGGGCCTCATGAAGGTCGACACCGGGGCCGACCAGCTGGTGAAGTCGGTGACGGTCACCGTCCCGCCGAACAGCCAGATCCTCCAGGTGGCCTACGAGGCCGACAGCCCCGCCCAGGCGCAGGCCGGCTCGCACGCCTTCGCGCAGGCCTACCTCGACCTGCGCAAGGCCACCGCGCAGAAGGCGCTGGAGAACGAGACCACCGCGCTCAAGCAGCAGATCGCCGACGTGAACAAGCAGCTCAGCTCGGTCGCCGGCCGGATCGCGGCGGCGCCGGCCAACAGCCCCGAGCGGGAGCGCGCCGAGGCCGACCGGAACGTGCTGACCAACCAGCTGACCTCGCTGAACAACCGGCTCAGCCCGCTGCTGTCCGCCGACAGCGACCCGGGCGAGATCATCTCGGACGCCCGGCTGCCGGAGAGCCCCAGCTCCCCCAACCGCACCTTGAACCTGGCCAGCGGCATGGGCGCCGGCCTGCTGCTCGGCATCGTGCTGGCGCTGGTGCTGGACCGGCTCGACACGCGGATCCGCCGGGGGCGCGACATCTCCGACCGGGTCGGCCTGCCGCTGCTGCTGGAGCTGCCCACCCGCACCCCGTCGCTGGCGGTGCTGCCGGCCACCCACCGGATCTCCCGCGAGCTGGGCCGGCTGCGCAACGTGCTGCTCTCCGCGGTGCCCGAGCCGGCGCAGGCCGGTCGAGGGCGCCAGCTGCTGCTCTGCGACGGCTCGGCCGGCTCCGCCGCCGGGTTCGTCGCCGCCAACCTGGCCGCCGCGTACGCCCGGACCGGCCAGCAGGTCGCGCTGATCACCACCAAGCCGGACTCGGCGCTGAGCAGCATCACCGGGGTGGCCGAGGGGCGGCACAGCCTGGCCTCGGTGCTCCGCCGGGACGTGCCCGCGCTCAAGGCGCTGGCCCCGCTGCCCGGTCTCGGCCAGCTCCGGGTGCTCGTCCCGGGTGACCTGGACGCCGAGGTCGAGCTGCCGGTCTCCGGCCTGCTGGAGATCCTGCGCGAGCTGTCGGCGCGCTTCGACCACGTGATCATCGAGACCGCCCAGCCGACCCTCGCCGTGGAGGCCCAGGCGCTGGGCCGGCACGTCGACGCGGTGATCGTGGTGGCCGAGAGCGGGCGGACCCGCAGCGGCGAGATCACCGCCGCGCTCCAGCAGTTCGAGCAGGTCAACGCCCCGGTGATCGGCGCCGTGCTGGCCCCGCGCCTGCCCGCCCCGGCACCCGGCGCCGCCCGCCCGGCGACCCCGGTCAACCGGCCCAAGCCGCGGCCGAGCCCCGGCCCGTCCGCCGAGTCCACCATGGTGCTGCCCCGGATGCAGCCGTCCGGTTCGGGCTCCGCGGCCGGGTCGGCGAAGCCGTCCGCGCCGGGCAAGGCGTCGGTCAAGCCGCCGGTGCCGAACAAGCCGCTGCCGGTCAACGGCAGCGGCGGCACCTACCGCTCCCGGGGTGACGGCGACGGCCGCAGCTACGCGCTGGACTCCGGCGAGGACCTGGGGTGA
- a CDS encoding glycosyltransferase family 2 protein, with protein MSGPSISVVVPTRDRPELLRAALDAILSQAHPGLIEAIVVYDQSEPDRSLELDRGDRRVRVITNTRSPGLAGARNTGIEAATGDLVAFCDDDDEWLPGKLAAQLGALDVHPDGALVSCGIRVSYDDRTVDRSLDRSRVSLEALLRDRLTELHPSTFLIRRAALLDAIGLVDEQIPGSYAEDYEFLLRAARYAPLVNVESPYVLVRWHKRSYFAQRWETISTALQWLLRRYPEFATVPHGEARVAGQIAFAQAAMGNRRDAVRWARRTLARNPREPRAYLALAVASRAVQADRVLRTLHKRGRGI; from the coding sequence ATGAGTGGGCCGAGCATCTCGGTCGTCGTACCGACGCGGGACCGTCCGGAGCTGCTGCGCGCGGCACTCGACGCGATCCTCAGCCAGGCGCACCCCGGCCTGATCGAGGCCATCGTGGTCTACGACCAGTCCGAGCCGGACCGGTCGCTGGAGCTGGACCGGGGCGACCGGCGGGTCCGGGTCATCACCAACACCCGCAGCCCGGGGCTGGCCGGGGCGCGCAACACCGGCATCGAGGCGGCCACCGGCGACCTCGTCGCGTTCTGCGACGACGACGACGAGTGGCTGCCCGGCAAGCTCGCCGCCCAGCTCGGGGCGCTCGACGTGCACCCGGACGGCGCGCTGGTGAGCTGCGGCATCCGGGTCAGCTACGACGACCGCACGGTGGACCGCTCGCTGGACCGCTCCCGGGTGTCGCTGGAGGCGCTGCTGCGCGACCGGCTCACCGAGCTGCACCCGTCCACGTTCCTGATCCGCCGGGCCGCCCTGCTCGACGCGATCGGGCTGGTCGACGAGCAGATCCCGGGCAGCTACGCGGAGGACTACGAGTTCCTCCTCCGGGCCGCCCGGTACGCCCCGCTGGTCAATGTGGAGAGCCCGTACGTGCTGGTCCGCTGGCACAAGCGGTCGTACTTCGCGCAGCGCTGGGAGACCATCTCGACGGCGTTGCAGTGGCTGCTGCGCCGCTACCCGGAGTTCGCCACGGTGCCGCACGGCGAGGCGCGGGTGGCCGGTCAGATCGCCTTCGCGCAGGCGGCCATGGGCAACCGGCGGGACGCCGTGCGCTGGGCCCGGCGCACGCTGGCGCGCAACCCGCGGGAGCCGCGCGCCTACCTGGCGCTGGCGGTGGCGAGCCGGGCGGTGCAGGCCGACCGGGTGCTGCGCACGCTGCACAAGCGGGGCCGCGGCATCTGA
- a CDS encoding DUF3048 domain-containing protein: MNRRQLLRAALAPALVVGFGTACSEPQPEAGSVDVVDPGSAPATPPPSPTPSLPAGPLTGAPVSAAPLAGRQAVAVPLRVSPSTTPAGLDAADLVYAEFAESDTLHLTAVFHSRDAAKVGPVAEIRPVDIRSVAVLRPFVGYAGGPTGFLSQFEKSGLAGVTPDDGDAIDDGYTSTAALLKAAPKGGQPPTPPLDHATDGAALAARDLAPATELSVAVSGGPPMVWRYDQQKSLWVGKVGTATVTAASVLVLTMEYRTLDVRNPSPRSLPSANVFGEGAVVAVSGPSSAKGRWRKPGLGMVCTLADTGGDLLHPQPGNAWVIYAPTTAKVTVK; the protein is encoded by the coding sequence GTGAACCGCCGGCAGTTGCTTCGCGCCGCCCTCGCCCCGGCCCTCGTGGTCGGCTTCGGCACGGCCTGCAGCGAGCCCCAGCCCGAGGCGGGCAGCGTCGACGTGGTCGACCCGGGCAGCGCCCCGGCGACGCCCCCGCCGAGCCCGACCCCGAGCCTGCCCGCCGGCCCGCTGACCGGCGCGCCGGTGAGCGCCGCGCCGCTGGCCGGCCGCCAGGCGGTCGCCGTGCCGCTGCGGGTCAGCCCCTCGACCACCCCGGCCGGGCTGGACGCGGCCGACCTGGTCTACGCCGAGTTCGCCGAGTCCGACACGCTGCACCTGACCGCGGTGTTCCACTCCCGTGACGCCGCCAAGGTCGGCCCGGTCGCCGAGATCCGCCCGGTCGACATCCGGTCGGTCGCCGTGCTGCGACCGTTCGTCGGCTACGCCGGCGGCCCCACCGGCTTCCTCAGCCAGTTCGAGAAGTCCGGGCTGGCCGGGGTCACGCCGGACGACGGCGACGCCATCGACGACGGCTACACCTCGACGGCCGCGTTGCTCAAGGCCGCGCCGAAGGGCGGCCAGCCGCCCACGCCGCCCCTCGACCACGCCACCGACGGCGCCGCCCTGGCCGCGCGGGACCTCGCGCCGGCCACCGAGCTGTCGGTCGCCGTCTCCGGCGGACCGCCCATGGTCTGGCGGTACGACCAGCAGAAGTCGCTCTGGGTGGGCAAGGTGGGCACCGCCACGGTGACCGCCGCGTCGGTGCTCGTGCTGACCATGGAATACCGGACGCTCGACGTGCGGAACCCGTCGCCCCGGTCGCTCCCGTCGGCGAACGTCTTCGGTGAGGGCGCGGTGGTCGCGGTCTCCGGGCCGTCCAGCGCCAAGGGCCGGTGGCGCAAGCCGGGCCTCGGGATGGTCTGCACCCTCGCCGACACCGGCGGCGACCTCCTGCACCCGCAGCCGGGCAACGCCTGGGTGATCTACGCGCCGACCACCGCCAAGGTCACCGTGAAATGA
- a CDS encoding glycosyltransferase, which yields MLVVVGTDVHRFDRLVGWLERWHAGRPGVRLVLQYGHSHPPALPEATPFLGHEELQRAMAEATLVVSHGGPATITEARRTGHLPIVVPRDPSHDEHVDNHQQLFSRRLGAAGMVRLCESEAELVAALDEGLADPARFVLAADPDRPDPRAEAVARVGAVIDGLVAGRASQRAGGRRR from the coding sequence GTGCTGGTCGTCGTCGGCACCGACGTGCACCGGTTCGACCGGCTGGTCGGCTGGCTCGAGCGGTGGCACGCCGGGCGGCCGGGTGTCCGGCTCGTCCTCCAGTACGGCCACAGCCACCCGCCGGCGCTGCCCGAGGCCACCCCGTTCCTCGGCCACGAGGAGCTCCAGCGGGCCATGGCCGAGGCCACGCTGGTGGTGAGCCACGGCGGCCCGGCCACCATCACCGAGGCCCGCCGCACCGGCCACCTGCCGATCGTGGTGCCCCGCGACCCGAGCCACGACGAGCACGTCGACAATCACCAGCAGCTGTTCTCGCGGCGGCTCGGCGCGGCGGGCATGGTCCGTCTCTGCGAGTCCGAGGCCGAGCTGGTCGCCGCCCTCGACGAGGGCCTGGCCGACCCGGCCCGGTTCGTCCTGGCCGCGGACCCGGACCGGCCCGATCCGCGCGCCGAGGCGGTGGCCCGGGTCGGCGCGGTGATCGACGGCCTGGTGGCCGGCCGGGCGAGCCAGCGTGCCGGCGGGCGGCGCCGGTGA
- the corA gene encoding magnesium/cobalt transporter CorA, translated as MTDRVARDRGAAQNGDRAPRPRAWAAPVRAMSRILNADGSPRTTEPAGSGRSGIVDCGLYVDGERRPGDWTYADALTAARRERNGFVWLGLHEPELEEMTAIAATFGLHELAVEDAVKAQQRPKLERFGDVAFLVLRTARYCEHTELTENSEVVETGQVMLFIGPNFLISVRHGDACRLSPVRADLEAKRDLLLHGPWAVAYAVTDRVVDLYLEVADRLEDDLDVLEADVFDRQGSGRIQRIYQMKRELVEFKRAVVPLQRPLLTLTSQVNREVPQEVRRYFRDVQDHLSRTVEQVNSYDDLLNSILQARLAQVTVDQNNDMRKIAAWAAIGAVWTAIAGIYGMNFKNMPELGWTYGYPGVWALMLISSFTLYRLFRRNGWL; from the coding sequence ATGACGGACCGGGTGGCACGCGACCGCGGCGCCGCGCAGAACGGCGACCGGGCACCCCGACCACGGGCCTGGGCGGCGCCGGTACGCGCCATGTCCCGCATCCTCAACGCCGACGGCTCTCCGCGTACGACCGAGCCGGCCGGCTCCGGCCGGAGCGGGATCGTCGACTGCGGCCTGTACGTCGACGGCGAGCGCCGGCCCGGCGACTGGACCTACGCCGACGCCCTGACCGCCGCTCGCCGGGAGCGAAACGGTTTCGTGTGGCTCGGCCTGCACGAGCCGGAGCTGGAGGAGATGACCGCGATCGCGGCCACCTTCGGCCTGCACGAGCTGGCCGTCGAGGACGCGGTCAAGGCCCAGCAGCGTCCGAAGCTGGAGCGCTTCGGCGACGTGGCCTTCCTCGTGCTGCGCACTGCCCGCTACTGCGAGCACACCGAGCTGACCGAGAACTCCGAGGTGGTGGAGACCGGCCAGGTGATGCTCTTCATCGGGCCGAACTTCCTGATCAGCGTGCGGCACGGGGACGCCTGCCGGCTGTCGCCGGTCCGGGCCGACCTGGAGGCGAAGCGGGACCTGCTGCTGCACGGCCCGTGGGCTGTCGCGTACGCGGTCACCGACCGGGTGGTGGACCTCTACCTGGAGGTGGCCGACCGGCTGGAGGACGACCTCGACGTGCTGGAGGCGGACGTCTTCGACCGGCAGGGCAGCGGGCGGATCCAGCGGATCTACCAGATGAAGCGGGAGCTGGTGGAGTTCAAGCGGGCCGTGGTGCCGTTGCAGCGCCCGCTGCTCACCCTCACCTCGCAGGTCAACCGGGAGGTGCCGCAGGAGGTGCGACGCTACTTCCGGGACGTGCAGGACCACCTGAGCCGCACCGTCGAGCAGGTGAACTCCTACGACGACCTGCTCAACTCGATCCTCCAGGCGCGGCTGGCCCAGGTCACCGTCGACCAGAACAACGACATGCGCAAGATCGCGGCGTGGGCCGCGATAGGTGCCGTGTGGACCGCCATCGCCGGCATTTACGGCATGAACTTCAAGAACATGCCGGAGCTGGGCTGGACCTACGGCTACCCGGGGGTGTGGGCGCTGATGCTGATCTCGTCGTTCACGCTCTACCGGTTGTTCCGCCGCAACGGCTGGTTGTGA
- a CDS encoding sulfotransferase family protein codes for MSAPEPSEPRVLFVGGLGRSGSTLLELLLAQSADVCAVGEVVHLWERALGADERCGCGERFTACPFWQRVGEHAFGGWSAVDRDDVLALKDRVDRTRHIPRLAKNSLSAEQLADVRRYADLYTRIYRAALAATGARVVVDSSKHASLAFALRWAEGLDLRVLHLVRDSRAVAYSWGKQVRRPEVVDGEDFMPTFSPFEVSKLWTAQNAAFHLLAARAKVLRLRYEDFTADPAGTVRRLREFAGLPDDPEALRILTSDHSSSARLTPRPDLEPSPPAAPFRAHSVAGNPLRFSGGPLTVRRDEAWRSRLPRRSRAVVSLATLPFRVRYGYLGQRGSDESVERA; via the coding sequence GTGAGCGCCCCGGAGCCGTCCGAGCCCCGTGTCCTCTTCGTGGGCGGCCTCGGCCGCAGCGGCTCGACCCTGCTGGAACTGCTGCTGGCGCAGAGTGCCGACGTCTGCGCGGTCGGTGAGGTGGTGCACCTCTGGGAACGCGCGCTCGGCGCCGACGAGCGGTGCGGCTGCGGCGAACGCTTCACGGCCTGCCCGTTCTGGCAGCGGGTGGGTGAGCACGCGTTCGGTGGCTGGTCCGCCGTCGACCGGGACGACGTGCTGGCGCTCAAGGACCGGGTCGACCGGACCCGGCACATCCCCCGCCTGGCGAAGAACTCGCTCTCCGCCGAGCAGCTCGCCGACGTCCGCCGCTACGCCGACCTCTACACCCGCATCTACCGGGCCGCCCTCGCGGCGACCGGCGCCCGGGTGGTGGTCGACTCCAGCAAGCACGCCTCGCTCGCCTTCGCGCTGCGCTGGGCGGAGGGGCTCGACCTGCGGGTGCTGCACCTGGTCCGGGACAGCCGGGCGGTCGCGTACTCCTGGGGCAAGCAGGTGCGCCGGCCGGAGGTGGTCGACGGCGAGGACTTCATGCCGACCTTCTCGCCGTTCGAGGTGAGCAAGCTGTGGACCGCGCAGAACGCCGCGTTCCACCTGCTCGCCGCCCGGGCGAAGGTGCTCCGGCTGCGCTACGAGGACTTCACGGCCGACCCGGCCGGCACGGTCCGCCGGCTGCGCGAGTTCGCCGGCCTGCCCGACGACCCCGAGGCGCTGCGCATCCTCACCTCCGACCACTCCAGCTCGGCGCGTCTGACGCCGCGCCCCGACCTGGAGCCGTCGCCCCCCGCCGCCCCGTTCCGCGCGCACAGCGTCGCCGGCAACCCCCTGCGGTTCAGCGGCGGGCCGTTGACCGTGCGGCGGGACGAGGCGTGGCGGAGCCGCCTGCCGCGCCGCAGCCGGGCCGTGGTCAGCCTGGCCACGCTCCCCTTCCGAGTCCGCTACGGCTACCTGGGCCAGCGGGGTTCCGACGAGTCCGTGGAGAGAGCATGA
- a CDS encoding aminotransferase-like domain-containing protein, translating into MTAEQLISFARGAPSLDIVDVEGLKAAAVRAFDADPAGITAYGTSVGYPPLRKWIAEKHGVETDQVLITNGSLQADAFLFDHLVRRGDAVVVERPTYDRTLLNLQQMGSEIHGVTIQPDGLDTAELRKLLESGVRPRLAHVIPNYQNPAGVTLSLEKRRELLDLAAEYDFTIFEDDPYADIRFRGEPLPSMLSMDTRGVVVHASSFTKTVCPGVRVGYLVGPPDVIAKIAKRATNLYISPGMVSEAIVHQFCVSGEIDRSIHTVRTALGERAEVLADSLRRHIPEARFVEPDGGYFLWIELPEDVEVDRLAPAAAERGVAVVKGSDFMIDGGRHALRLAFSAVTADRIDEGVRRLAEAMASVRG; encoded by the coding sequence ATGACCGCCGAGCAGCTGATCTCCTTCGCCCGTGGGGCTCCCTCGCTGGACATCGTCGATGTCGAGGGGCTCAAGGCCGCCGCCGTCCGCGCCTTCGACGCCGACCCCGCCGGGATCACGGCGTACGGCACTTCCGTCGGCTACCCGCCCCTGCGGAAGTGGATCGCGGAGAAGCACGGCGTCGAGACCGACCAGGTGCTGATCACCAACGGTTCGCTCCAGGCCGACGCGTTCCTCTTCGACCACCTGGTCCGCCGGGGCGACGCGGTGGTGGTCGAGCGCCCGACGTACGACCGGACGCTGCTCAACCTCCAGCAGATGGGCAGCGAGATCCACGGCGTCACGATCCAGCCGGACGGCCTGGACACCGCCGAGCTGCGCAAGCTGCTGGAGTCGGGGGTCCGGCCGCGGCTGGCCCACGTCATCCCGAACTACCAGAATCCGGCCGGCGTGACGCTCTCCCTGGAGAAGCGCCGTGAGCTGCTCGACCTGGCCGCCGAGTACGACTTCACGATCTTCGAGGACGACCCGTACGCGGACATCCGGTTCCGGGGCGAGCCGCTGCCCTCGATGCTGTCGATGGACACGCGGGGTGTGGTGGTGCACGCCTCCAGCTTCACGAAGACGGTCTGCCCGGGCGTCCGGGTCGGCTACCTGGTCGGCCCGCCCGACGTGATCGCGAAGATCGCCAAGCGGGCCACCAACCTCTACATCTCGCCGGGCATGGTCTCCGAGGCGATCGTGCACCAGTTCTGCGTCTCCGGCGAGATCGACCGGTCGATCCACACGGTGCGCACGGCGCTGGGTGAGCGCGCCGAGGTGCTGGCCGACTCGCTGCGCCGGCACATCCCGGAGGCCCGGTTCGTGGAGCCGGACGGCGGCTACTTCCTCTGGATCGAGCTGCCCGAGGACGTGGAGGTCGACCGGCTCGCCCCGGCCGCGGCGGAGCGCGGCGTCGCGGTGGTCAAGGGCAGCGACTTCATGATCGACGGTGGCCGGCACGCGCTGCGGCTGGCGTTCTCGGCGGTGACGGCCGACCGGATCGACGAGGGCGTCCGGCGGCTGGCAGAGGCGATGGCATCCGTCCGGGGCTAG